In the genome of Sorangium aterium, one region contains:
- a CDS encoding nucleotidyltransferase domain-containing protein — translation MNEGSIATGSAVSRLPAPVQARLVELKEGLERTLGEELSCLLVYGSAARGGYRDGQSDVDLMVVLAEASRQSLDAIANALRIARYAARIEAMILTAAEIPRAADVFPLLYDDIRRCHVLLSGRDPFSALVIDGKNRRLRVEQELREAQIRLRRAVVDGMGADDALKGAVSRKVKQIRGPLHALLGLHGIEGGDDLGTVLAGSGKLLGVDVAPLQRVHEAPGAAYAALAELLARAVDDVDRLEHEEAAR, via the coding sequence ATGAACGAGGGATCCATCGCCACGGGGAGCGCCGTCTCCAGGTTGCCGGCGCCGGTGCAGGCGCGGCTCGTCGAGCTCAAGGAGGGCCTGGAGCGGACGCTCGGTGAGGAGCTTTCGTGCCTGCTCGTGTACGGGAGCGCGGCGCGGGGCGGCTACCGCGACGGGCAGAGCGACGTCGATCTGATGGTGGTGCTCGCGGAGGCCTCCCGCCAGAGCCTCGACGCGATCGCCAACGCGCTCCGGATCGCGCGCTACGCGGCCCGCATCGAGGCGATGATCCTGACCGCCGCCGAGATCCCGCGGGCCGCGGACGTGTTCCCGCTGCTCTACGACGACATCCGCCGGTGCCACGTGCTCCTCTCCGGCCGCGACCCGTTCTCGGCGCTCGTGATCGACGGCAAGAACCGCCGCCTGCGCGTCGAGCAGGAGCTGCGCGAGGCGCAGATCCGCCTCCGGCGCGCGGTGGTGGACGGGATGGGCGCGGACGACGCCTTGAAGGGCGCGGTCTCCCGCAAGGTGAAGCAGATCCGCGGCCCGCTCCACGCCCTGCTCGGCCTGCACGGGATCGAGGGCGGCGACGATCTGGGCACGGTGCTCGCCGGATCGGGCAAGCTCCTCGGCGTCGACGTGGCCCCGCTGCAGCGCGTCCACGAGGCGCCGGGCGCGGCCTAC